One window of the Saccopteryx bilineata isolate mSacBil1 chromosome 2, mSacBil1_pri_phased_curated, whole genome shotgun sequence genome contains the following:
- the RESF1 gene encoding retroelement silencing factor 1 isoform X3, giving the protein MNWNTKPESVTLPPLYSKSQSPFLEQTLINTTSQGSLNSPGSNQPACMFSNSNPVLQPLLNIRNYNTPQQISVPNMHCGTTMALQTSVDKITYANNIKGPKQVNHSLQMSSGVAQNVWLNSPVRNSMFSHSGATVSQQTGLRTNIANVNALQNPSVTMVGDTYSMQVQMIPSNSVRVPVTYQGNQRLNSSLPEQQSDWAQQYISGELTYPDCRPLPKQTSYSSQSFLPNPNLQKQNPWPPTSLQIKNSHPSNPALTLQSKQTATIQSYQYAVNQTDRRLPPPPPYDCRYASQPLQNAQHVIKHSSMDVPHTQETHLPEMRKDLCGTFQPQNLYGNFCNFKISTNASQPFNDPIRSAHRIQIVSQNNQEERGDSCNLTSNQVLDTSATKEKFVKDIKTLIEIKKKFSEVARKIKINKNVLMTAGCIKTTKDPYSEPGQNSEVPVKLPAKMHSGPQVTPVTPGTANNKPATVLGTVEETSRTHSTLNSNIQDTNCTNFNQVNSILLNSVCSEKVPVPDQLHDLKVTTLKNSTIGDTHATLNNTQFLSGNLVHIAENMPANSETTVNKNRLLLSLLLPGDKTEMLLKDACETIQGSKPHNFETNPNTQITGNKLNMRTMETPNTYNINAKASANFFCLEQKSSTNGVTLNNDNHCPVELLATCLSLWTKQPSEPTAIKRCNESTSRTAVGISNSVESSDNSPFSSVENSQNKNINSSQVTTPHMIVQNYEASSAATTKGTELQIAVVSPLILSDVKTLPVKGMRSEALSETVYPVIKEGSVCSLQNQLAENRSVIAAMKVNESVVSTSTNTKVFPVIRKEKQNESLNSNSEGTPNTSHGKHIESEPDIHYPVCGQQVLSKVGDSDIVSSDLLQIDNICSLVEGDTSYNYQIAQIFSSLPVTEVEPQKSSLPDLQVINGRQQKEQLDNITESKDSGFPKDNIQSTDVLHKASDQSKSLQPSESPVLKTVDANSEILEKSILEHITKESTAALQQDSSTQEIEVSHNSAACDPVRKEILDDETSKLYPHDQLSELLKEFPYGIKAVNIHGSSVAQQKTDQIPKDECCDRTSCDSKYSTDQIKITILNSEQMKELFPEQNDPLCDVEELKEPQKENPVTKEESQCDPPVCTDRERCNSVVDREKDDIHCCALGWLCMVYEGIPKCQCNSIKNLTAKVEEEEQCSLETNSCKQEDCTPDRDLPMDFNSPPNNNPKIALPFPDGKSNLPEIEQGKNIKEISKTKNSLLRTEREFNQLLIKGDKTLGSLQRRKKKRNLKFHEITFHSNNETKISQESLQRKLSAQNSHPLKAKSGFSTIKFKDPHMKNGSSVRSVLPEKRKLKAGNAEQSVSEKRKLGEGNMLDSGIKRIKYDKQEQNKNGGSTLKIHNFLSSLDKRAKVKEKTISNVKSSGTKDSSFKVNRARALSQKDCFQRQKLKKAKGIKASKKNSGENKPCDSQYVRSSKLSLQAGSYGKSSERHSSSVQTSKESLNICSRQGKKLRAHHPEGSKTYLSGNVKEVVGGKQQDKMWVAKTKLDKNLNNNNEVELGQMSPKVKEQRKQYLNRVAFKCTEHESIFLTKLETLPKKFNKDKEKRLENKSKSLLPQKDTTGQQSMLEFKLCPDGLMNKSTNSIEEQKDMQSCAQKEQAPVQVTGIKSTKEDWIKGTPEEKRIPEASQEIGVCNLDPLGQFLRLHSNPRGSLLCAKSGTVPDIADHRKRGLDQLFSAGDTNGPFITSPSSVSVENGNDSKKFKSDDRHADMLCRVTCSQKLPKDVTEGKVTNLLMKKRKKASGEAATIMVNHNTSMTPVLHSRPIDVQFSNHKVLKTDDSPNQVRAQTTLQAPNTVVSGNLAQAAITAAEDASMAVAGQSPVLMIIMEHLFSPVTLDFLHQVFSKFGTVLKIITFTKNSQFQVLLQYAEAVSAQQAKLALDGQNIHNDSCILRITFSKVTNLNVKYNSNKCRDYTRPNLPSSASQSSLDQTLTAGFSVPGIMSASSYAGAGFPPTFAITRAIGLSVPNVHGALTSPAIPSEAATAAGQIAIPGPPGVGNSVLLVSNLNPGKVSLQCLFILFGVYGNVQRVKIFFDKENALVQMANGSQAQLAMSHLSGQKLHGMPVHIMISKHQNVQLPQLGQKSHSLAMDYRNSTLHRFKKSSPKNFHNVFPPSATLFLYNIQPYISKDDLKILFSSNDRIVKRLKFSQKDRKMAWIQMGSVEQAIEALIDLHNHRLGKEHSLFVSFSKFTI; this is encoded by the exons ATGAATTGGAACACAAAACCAGAGAGTGTCACCTTGCCACCATTATATTCTAAAAGCCAGTCACCTTTTTTGGAGCAGACTTTAATAAACACAACATCTCAAGGTTCTTTAAATTCTCCTGGAAGTAACCAACCAGCATGCATGTTCAGTAATTCAAATCCAGTTTTACAGCCACTGCTCAACATCAGAAATTATAACACTCCTCAACAAATCTCTGTACCTAATATGCATTGTGGGACAACTATGGCCTTGCAGACTTCAGTAGATAAAATAACGTATGCAAACAACATCAAAGGACCCAAACAAGTAAATCATAGTTTGCAAATGTCTTCAGGAGTTGCACAAAATGTATGGTTGAACTCACCAGTGAGGAATTCTATGTTTTCTCATTCTGGGGCAACTGTATCTCAACAAACTGGTCTTAGAACTAATATAGCCAATGTAAATGCACTACAGAATCCATCTGTGACAATGGTAGGAGATACCTATTCTATGCAAGTACAGATGATCCCTTCTAATTCTGTTAGAGTGCCTGTAACTTACCAGGGAAACCAGAGACTTAACTCATCTTTACCAGAGCAACAAAGTGACTGGGCACAACAGTATATATCTGGTGAACTGACTTATCCAGATTGCAGACCACTTCCAAAACAAACCAGTTATTCATCACAAAGTTTTTTGCCAAATCCTAATCTTCAGAAACAAAATCCTTGGCCACCTACATcactacaaattaaaaatagtcaTCCTTCAAATCCTGCACTGACTTTACAGTCAAAGCAGACTGCAACTATACAGTCCTATCAGTATGCAGTTAATCAGACTGATAGaagacttcctcctcctcctccttatgACTGTAGATATGCAAGCCAGCCTTTGCAAAACgcacagcatgttattaaacactCTTCTATGGACGTTCCTCATACTCAAGAAACCCACTTACCTGAAATGAGAAAAGACCTCTGTGGAACCTTTCAACCTCAAAACCTCTATGGAAATTTCTGTAACTTCAAAATAAGTACTAATGCGAGTCAGCCTTTTAATGATCCCATTCGATCTGCCCATCGCATTCAGATTGTTTCTCAGAATAatcaagaagaaagaggagattcTTGCAATCTGACTTCAAATCAAGTACTGGACACAAGTGCCacaaaagaaaagtttgtgaaggacattaaaacattaatagaaataaaaaagaaattttctgaagtggcaaggaaaattaaaataaataaaaatgttttgatgaCAGCAGGTTGTATTAAAACAACTAAAGACCCTTATAGTGAACCAGGTCAAAATTCTGAAGTGCCTGTGAAACTACCTGCCAAAATGCATTCTGGACCACAGGTAACACCAGTCACTCCAGGGACTGCCAATAATAAACCAGCAACTGTATTGGGAACTGTAGAAGAAACAAGTAGAACACACAGTACATTGAATTCCAACATTCAGGACACCAATTGCACAAATTTTAACCAGGTCAATTCTATTTTACTAAATTCTGTGTGTTCAGAAAAGGTGCCCGTGCCAGACCAGTTACATGATTTGAAAGTTACAACTTTAAAGAATTCAACTATTGGGGATACTCACGCAACTTTAAATAACACCCAGTTTTTATCAGGAAATTTAGTCCACATTGCAGAAAATATGCCAGCAAATTCTGAAACAACCGTAAATAAAAATAGGCTGCTTCTCAGTCTTCTTTTACCTGGAGATAAAACTGAGATGTTATTAAAAGATGCTTGTGAAACTATTCAGGGTTCTAAACCGCACAATTTTGAAACAAATCCCAATACCCAGATCACTGGTAACAAACTGAACATGAGAACCATGGAAACTCCAAATACTTATAATATAAATGCCAAGGCTTCAGCCAATTTTTTTTGCCTTgagcaaaaatcctcaacaaatggAGTAACTCTGAATAATGACAATCACTGTCCTGTGGAATTGCTAGCAACCTGTCTTTCTCTTTGGACAAAGCAACCTTCAGAACCTACAGCAATAAAACGGTGTAATGAGTCAACAAGCAGAACAGCAGTTGGAATTTCAAACTCTGTGGAAAGCAGTGATAACAGTCCATTTTCATCAGTGGAAAATTCTCAGAATAAGAATATAAACTCCTCACAGGTAACAACTCCACATATGATAGTACAGAATTATGAGGCTTCCAGTGCAGCTACTACAAAAGGAACAGAACTTCAGATTGCTGTAGTGTCACCCTTAATTCTTTCAGATGTCAAAACATTGCCTGTCAAAGGAATGAGATCTGAAGCTTTGTCTGAAACAGTGTATCCAGTAATTAAAGAAGGCAGTGTTTGTAGCTTACAGAATCAGTTGGCAGAAAATAGAAGTGTTATTGCTGCAATGAAAGTTAATGAATCAGTTGTAAGTACATCAACAAATACCAAGGTTTTCCCAGTGATtcgtaaagaaaaacaaaatgagtcaCTTAATAGTAATTCAGAAGGCACACCTAATACCAGCCATGGAAAGCATATTGAATCAGAGCCAGATATTCACTATCCTGTGTGTGGTCAACAAGTTTTGTCTAAAGTAGGGGACAGTGACATTGTGAGTAGTGATTTGTTACAGATTGACAATATTTGTTCTCTTGTTGAAGGTGATACATCTTATAATTACCAAATAGCACAAATATTTAGCTCACTTCCTGTGACAGAGGTTGAACCACAGAAATCCTCTCTGCCGGATCTCCAGGTAATTAATGGTagacaacaaaaagaacagtTAGACAATATCACTGAAAGTAAAGACTCTGGTTTTCCAAAAGATAATATTCAGTCCACAGATGTTTTACATAAAGCATCTGATCAGTCAAAGTCATTGCAGCCTTCAGAATCACCAGTTTTGAAGACTGTTGACGCAAATagtgaaattttagaaaaaagcaTTTTGGAGCATATCACTAAAGAAAGCACAGCTGCTCTTCAGCAGGACAGTAGCACTCAGGAAATTGAAGTGTCCCACAATTCCGCTGCCTGTGATCCTGTGAGAAAAGAGATTCTCGATGATGAGACTTCCAAGTTATATCCACATGATCAGCTCTCAGAACTTTTAAAAGAGTTTCCCTATGGTATTAAAGCTGTCAACATACATGGAAGTTCGGTGGCACAACAAAAAACAGACCAGATACCAAAAGATGAGTGTTGTGATAGAACCAGTTGTGACTCCAAATATTCAACAGaccaaataaaaattactatctTAAACTCAGAGCAAATGAAGGAATTATTTCCTGAACAGAATGATCCACTTTGTGATGTAGAGGAACTGAAAGAACCTCAAAAAGAAAACCCTGTTACAAAAGAAGAGAGCCAGTGTGACCCACCAGTATGTACAGACAGAGAAAGGTGTAATTCTGTAGTAGATAGGGAGAAAGATGATATCCATTGCTGTGCATTAGGGTGGCTCTGTATGGTTTATGAAGGAATACCCAAGTGTCAGTGTAATTCCATTAAGAACTTGACTGCAAAAGTAGAAGAGGAGGAGCAGTGTTCTTTGGAGACCAACAGTTGTAAGCAAGAAGATTGTACCCCTGATAGAGATCTCCCTATGGATTTTAATAGCCCTCCAAATAACAATCCAAAGATTGCTCTTCCTTTTCCAGATGGGAAAAGCAATTTACCTGAAATAGAACaaggcaaaaatataaaagaaatatccaaaacaaaaaacagcttaCTAAGGACAGAACGAGAATTCAATCAACTTTTAATTAAAGGTGATAAGACACTAGGTTCCCTTCAAAGacgcaaaaagaaaagaaatctgaaatTTCATGAGATAACTTTTCATTCTAATAATGAAACGAAAATTTCTCAAGAGAGCCTACAGAGGAAGCTCTCAGCTCAAAACTCACATCCACTAAAAGCAAAGTCGGGTTTCTcgacaattaaatttaaagatcCGCATATGAAGAATGGTTCTTCGGTAAGGTCAGTATTgccagaaaagagaaaattgaaagCAGGCAATGCTGAACAAAGTGTTTCAGAGAAAAGGAAGCTAGGCGAAGGAAACATGCTTGATTCAGGGATAAAGAGGATAAAATATGATAAACAAGAGCAGAATAAAAATGGAGGCAGTACAttgaaaatacataattttttgtcAAGCCTGGATAAAAGAGCCAAAGTTAAAGAAAAGACAATATCAAATGTTAAATCCTCTGGCACTAAGGATAGTTCATTTAAAGTAAATAGAGCTAGAGCTCTATCACAGAAGGACTGTTTTCAAAGGCAGAAGCTTAAAAAAGCTAAGGGGATCAAAGCATCAAAGAAGAACAGTGGAGAAAATAAACCTTGTGATTCTCAATATGTGAGGTCCAGTAAACTTTCTTTGCAAGCAGGGAGTTATGGGAAATCAAGTGAGAGACACAGTAGCAGTGTGCAAACATCTAAagaatcattaaatatttgttcaagGCAAGGTAAAAAACTCAGAGCCCATCATCCTGAGGGGTCTAAAACATACTTATCAGGGAATGTAAAAGAAGTAGTTGGTGGAAAGCAACAGGATAAAATGTGGGTTGCTAAAACCAAATTAgacaaaaatttaaacaataataatgaaGTTGAACTCGGCCAGATGTCTCCCAAAGTAAAGGAGCAAAGGAAGCAGTATCTGAATAGAGTTGCTTTTAAATGCACCGAACATGAAAGcatttttcttacaaaattagAGACTTTACCCAAGAAGTTTAATAAGGATAAAGAGAAGAGactggaaaataaaagtaaaagcctGTTACCTCAGAAGGATACCACAGGACAACAAAGCATGCTGGAGTTTAAATTATGTCCAGATGGACTGATGAATAAGAGCACAAACTCGATCGAAGAACAGAAGGATATGCAGTCCTGTGCTCAGAAGGAACAAGCCCCTGTGCAAG ttacaggaataaaaagtacaaaagaagATTGGATAAAAGGGACACCTGAGGAGAAAAGGATTCCAGAAGCCAGTCAAGAAATAG GAGTTTGTAACTTGGATCCGTTGGGTCAGTTCCTGCGCCTCCACTCCAACCCTCGTGGGTCTCTTCTGTGTGCAAAGAGTGGCACTGTCCCAGACATAGCAGATCATAGAAAGCGGGGATTGGACCAGCTCTTCTCTGCCGGTGATACTAATGGACCCTTTATCACGAGCCCCAGCTCAGTCTCCGTAGAAAATGGAAATGACAGCAAGAAGTTCAAAAGTGATGACAGACATGCAGACATGCTCTGCAGAGTGACCTGCAGTCAGAAGCTCCCCAAGGATGTCACTGAGGGCAAG GTCACCAATCTCctaatgaagaaaaggaaaaaggcctCAGGGGAGGCAGCCACCATCATGGTGAACCACAACACCTCCATGACACCTGTGCTTCACAGCCGGCCCATCGATGTCCAGTTCTCCAACCACAAGGTCCTCAAGACTGACGACTCACCCAACCAGGTGCGGGCCCAGACAACCCTACAAGCACCAAACACAGTTGTGTCAGGGAACCTGGCACAGGCTGCTATAACCGCAGCTGAGGATGCCAGTATGGCAGTAGCTGGCCAGAGCCCAGTGCTCATGATCATCATGGAGCATCTCTTCTCCCCGGTTACCCTGGACTTCCTTCACCAGGTCTTCTCCAAATTTGGCACTGTTCTGAAAATCATTACTTTCACCAAGAACAGCCAGTTCCAGGTACTGCTACAGTATGCCGAAGCCGTCAGTGCCCAGCAGGCCAAGTTGGCgctggatgggcagaacatccacAACGATAGCTGCATACTCCGCATCACCTTTTCCAAGGTCACCAACCTCAATGTCAAGTATAACAGCAACAAGTGCCGAGACTATACCCGTCCCAACCTGCCCTCCAGTGCTAGCCAGTCCTCACTGGACCAGACCCTGACTGCAGGCTTCAGTGTACCTGGTATAATGTCAGCCTCTTCATATGCAGGAGCTGGTTTTCCTCCCACCTTTGCCATTACTCGAGCTATAGGCCTTTCTGTTCCCAATGTGCATGGGGCTTTGACCTCTCCAGCCATCCCATCAGAGGCAGCTACAGCAGCAGGCCAGATTGCCAtcccaggcccaccaggggttggAAATTCTGTCCTGCTGGTCAGCAACCTCAACCCTGGGAAAGTCTCACTCCAGtgcctctttattctttttggtgTGTATGGTAATGTACAACGGGTGAAAATTTTCTTCGATAAGGAGAATGCTCTGGTACAGATGGCTAATGGGAGCCAAGCCCAGCTGGCCATGAGCCACCTCAGTGGGCAGAAGCTACATGGGATGCCAGTGCATATCATGATCTCCAAGCACCAGAATGTGCAGCTGCCACAGTTAGGCCAGAAGAGTCACAGCCTCGCCATGGACTATAGGAATTCGACCCTGCACCGCTTCAAGAAGTCTTCCCCCAAGAATTTCCACAATGTCTTTCCTCCCTCGGCCACCCTGTTCCTCTACAACATCCAGCCCTACATATCCAAGGATGACCTCAAGATCCTCTTCTCCAGCAATGACAGAATTGTCAAAAGGTTGAAGTTCTCCCAGAAGGATCGTAAGATGGCATGGATCCAGATGGGTTCAGTGGAACAGGCCATTGAAGCGCTCATTGACCTGCACAACCATAGGCTGGGCAAGGAACACTCCCTGTTTGTGTCCTTCTCCAAGTTCACCATTTAG